The following are encoded in a window of Hippoglossus stenolepis isolate QCI-W04-F060 chromosome 10, HSTE1.2, whole genome shotgun sequence genomic DNA:
- the LOC118116007 gene encoding ovarian cancer G-protein coupled receptor 1 isoform X1, which produces MSEEDRINCTISHEIHQYLFSSVYILVLLVGVPSNIYSLYHASVQLKQKNELGVYLMNLTVSDLLYLASLPLWLQYIFQDDDWSHREWLCQLCGFLLYENIYISIGFLCCISLDRYLAVVHPLRFTYLRSMNAAWLVSAIIWLKEIAVGVVFFRHKELSKDRKNQSVCFEHYPMEPWEYPINVYRFTIGFVFPLSILSVSYLCVLRAVGRSAGTQPIQKIRIRQLVSSTILIFLVCFSPYHVFLLVRTLLERDCDFISKIFNYYHLSLLLTTLNCVADPALYCFVSESARHSLYRAVIRPFARILHCCCRRGKASPANPATDSHEVATDENNGQPTVMLLTHTSTLNNVKTDPAIKDTILITQMDEKTIIPSIVQSNKH; this is translated from the exons ATGTCTGAGGAGGACAGGATTAACTGCACAATCAGCCATGAAATCCACCAGTACCTCTTCTCCAGTGTGTATATCCTTGTACTATTG GTTGGTGTTCCCTCCAACATCTACTCTCTGTACCATGCTTCTGTACAGCTGAAGCAGAAGAATGAACTGGGAGTTTATTTAATGAACCTCACTGTATCTGATCTGTTGTACCTGGCATCGTTACCACTGTGGCTCCAATATATCTTtcag GACGACGATTGGAGTCACAGGGAATGGTTGTGTCAGTTGTGTGGCTTCCTACTCTATGAAAACATCTACATCAGCATTGGCTTCCTGTGCTGTATCAGTCTGGATCGCTACCTGGCTGTGGTCCATCCTTTAAG ATTCACCTATCTCCGCTCTATGAATGCAGCATGGCTTGTTAGTGCTATCATCTGGCTGAAGGAGATTGCAGTAGGCGTGGTCTTCTTCCGCCACAAAGAACTGAGCAAAGACCGCAAGAACCAATCAGTGTGCTTCGAGCACTACCCCATGGAGCCGTGGGAGTACCCAATCAACGTCTACCGCTTCACAATTGGCTTTGTATTCCCGCTGTCCATTCTGTCG gTCAGCTACCTGTGCGTCCTCCGCGCTGTGGGCCGGAGCGCAGGGACACAGCCGATTCAGAAGATAAGGATCCGACAGTTGGTCAGCAGCACCATTCTCATCTTCCTTGTTTGTTTCTCCCCATACCATGTCTTCTTGTTAGTACGCACCCTCCTGGAGCGGGACTGCGACTTTATTTCAA AAATATTTAACTACTACCacctgtccctgctgctgacCACCCTGAACTGCGTGGCGGATCCTGCTCTCTACTGCTTCGTCAGCGAAAGTGCCCGCCACAGCCTGTACAGAGCCGTAATCCGACCCTTTGCCAGGATACTCCATTGCTGCTGTCGCCGTGGCAAAGCGAGTCCCGCCAACCCAGCTACAGATTCCCACGAGGTCGCCACTGACGAGAACAACGGCCAGCCAACAGTGATGCTTCTCACTCACACCAGCACACTCAACAATGTAAAAACAGACCCTGCCATCAAAGACACAATTTTAATTACACAGATGGATGAAAAAACAATCATACCCTCAATTGTACAAAGTAACAAACATTGA
- the LOC118116007 gene encoding ovarian cancer G-protein coupled receptor 1 isoform X2: MNLTVSDLLYLASLPLWLQYIFQDDDWSHREWLCQLCGFLLYENIYISIGFLCCISLDRYLAVVHPLRFTYLRSMNAAWLVSAIIWLKEIAVGVVFFRHKELSKDRKNQSVCFEHYPMEPWEYPINVYRFTIGFVFPLSILSVSYLCVLRAVGRSAGTQPIQKIRIRQLVSSTILIFLVCFSPYHVFLLVRTLLERDCDFISKIFNYYHLSLLLTTLNCVADPALYCFVSESARHSLYRAVIRPFARILHCCCRRGKASPANPATDSHEVATDENNGQPTVMLLTHTSTLNNVKTDPAIKDTILITQMDEKTIIPSIVQSNKH; encoded by the exons ATGAACCTCACTGTATCTGATCTGTTGTACCTGGCATCGTTACCACTGTGGCTCCAATATATCTTtcag GACGACGATTGGAGTCACAGGGAATGGTTGTGTCAGTTGTGTGGCTTCCTACTCTATGAAAACATCTACATCAGCATTGGCTTCCTGTGCTGTATCAGTCTGGATCGCTACCTGGCTGTGGTCCATCCTTTAAG ATTCACCTATCTCCGCTCTATGAATGCAGCATGGCTTGTTAGTGCTATCATCTGGCTGAAGGAGATTGCAGTAGGCGTGGTCTTCTTCCGCCACAAAGAACTGAGCAAAGACCGCAAGAACCAATCAGTGTGCTTCGAGCACTACCCCATGGAGCCGTGGGAGTACCCAATCAACGTCTACCGCTTCACAATTGGCTTTGTATTCCCGCTGTCCATTCTGTCG gTCAGCTACCTGTGCGTCCTCCGCGCTGTGGGCCGGAGCGCAGGGACACAGCCGATTCAGAAGATAAGGATCCGACAGTTGGTCAGCAGCACCATTCTCATCTTCCTTGTTTGTTTCTCCCCATACCATGTCTTCTTGTTAGTACGCACCCTCCTGGAGCGGGACTGCGACTTTATTTCAA AAATATTTAACTACTACCacctgtccctgctgctgacCACCCTGAACTGCGTGGCGGATCCTGCTCTCTACTGCTTCGTCAGCGAAAGTGCCCGCCACAGCCTGTACAGAGCCGTAATCCGACCCTTTGCCAGGATACTCCATTGCTGCTGTCGCCGTGGCAAAGCGAGTCCCGCCAACCCAGCTACAGATTCCCACGAGGTCGCCACTGACGAGAACAACGGCCAGCCAACAGTGATGCTTCTCACTCACACCAGCACACTCAACAATGTAAAAACAGACCCTGCCATCAAAGACACAATTTTAATTACACAGATGGATGAAAAAACAATCATACCCTCAATTGTACAAAGTAACAAACATTGA